From Peromyscus eremicus chromosome 3, PerEre_H2_v1, whole genome shotgun sequence, one genomic window encodes:
- the Garin1a gene encoding Golgi-associated RAB2 interactor protein 1A, translating into MSKIRGLPPAVRDPGPGVELGVEDGLLCQLIHSPEFNLFSDSVVFESTFIQVTKQGHWMDAYERSATVILGVTSSVPSLPLPNVLLMANLTWPHGPRSTSSDPGAPVITLSRILPLKYVELQIYDRTQRILRVRTVTEKIYYLRLHEKHPQAVFQFWIRLVKILQKGLSITTKDPRIQFTHCLVPKIPSSSIETTPECSLPSSSQASETIMLLAAERASGSLLGLSERYKLKGDRHTDAATVTDKPKRCKTPPLVASSINMPMRATLTHSLWEQEDPNENFLQVPVASSLGENFLGP; encoded by the exons ATGAGTAAAATCAGGGGCCTCCCTCCTGCCGTCAGGGACCCGGGCCCTGGAGTGGAACTTGGAGTAGAAGATGGCCTTCTCTGTCAACTAATTCATTCTCCAGAGTTCAACTTGTTCTCTGACTCAGTGGTGTTTGAAAGCACCTTTATCCAG GTCACTAAACAAGGACACTGGATGGATGCCTATGAAAGATCTGCCACTGTGATCCTTGGGGTAACCTCTTCAGTGCCCTCCCTGCCACTCCCCAATGTCCTCCTGATGGCCAACCTCACCTGGCCTCACGGTCCGCGTTCCACCAGTAGCGACCCTGGTGCCCCTGTCATCactctcagcag gaTCCTTCCCCTGAAGTATGTGGAGCTACAAATCTACGACCGGACCCAGCGCATCCTTCGGGTGAGGACAGTGACAGAAAAGATTTACTACCTGAGGCTCCACGAGAAACATCCACAGGCTGTGTTTCAGTTCTGGATCCGCTTGGTGAAAATTTTGCAGAAAGGTCTGTCTATCACCACCAAAGACCCAAGGATCCAGTTCACTCACTGCCTGGTGCCCAAGATACCCAGCTCCTCCATTGAAACAACA CCTGAATGCAGCTTGCCCTCATCCTCCCAGGCCAGCGAGACCATAATGCTGCTGGCAGCTGAGCGGGCCAGCGGCAGTCTCTTAGGACTCTCAGAAAGATACAAGCTCAAAGGAGACAG ACACACTGATGCTGCCACAGTAACAGACAAACCCAAGAGATGCAAGACACCCCCACTGGTGGCATCTTCAATTAATATGCCCATGAGAGCGACTTTGACCCACAGCCTCTGGGAACAAGAGGACCCAAATGAGAACTTCCTGCAGGTTCCTGTAGCCAGCTCCCTAGGAGAGAACTTTTTGGGACCTTAA
- the Garin1b gene encoding Golgi-associated RAB2 interactor protein 1B isoform X7, producing the protein MMTSVPPRTSWWNSKKTVKVIRSYTTFPSLNAWGKFRGLLPVDREPNPGVGLGVEEGLLCQMVHSPEFNLFPNSVVFESNFVQVKRGRNWKKIYRASNTMALGVTSSVPCLPLPNILLMARVKWLQGQSQTWNRPSTAPSIILKSILPLKFVELQIYDHHERILRLRTVTEKIYFLKLHPDHPETVFHFWIRLVQILQKGLSITTKDPSILVTHCLVPKSLCSPCGKSELVQKKPSSPQPSESLMQLMAQGESEALSQIFADLHQQKQYR; encoded by the exons ATGATGACATCAGTTCCACCTAGAACGTCTTGGTGGAATTCGAAGAAGACTGTAAAAGTTATAAGATCTTATACAACCTTCCCTTCCTTGAATGCCTGGGGAAAATTCAGGGGCCTCTTGCCTGTGGATAGGGAGCCGAACCCTGGAGTGGGCCTGGGTGTGGAGGAAGGACTACTCTGCCAGATGGTCCATTCTCCAGAATTCAACCTGTTTCCTAACTCCGTGGTGTTTGAAAGCAACTTTGTCCAG GTCAAAAGGggcagaaactggaaaaaaatctacaGAGCCTCCAACACCATGGCCCTTGGGGTGACCTCCTCCGTGCCTTGCCTACCCCTTCCGAACATCCTCCTTATGGCCAGAGTCAAATGGCTTCAGGGGCAGAGCCAGACATGGAACAGACCATCCACAGCCCCGAGCATCATCCTGAAGAG CATTCTCCCTTTGAAGTTTGTGGAGCTCCAGATCTATGACCACCATGAACGCATCCTGAGGTTAAGGACAGTCACCGAGAAGATCTACTTCCTAAAGCTCCACCCTGACCATCCTGAGACTGTCTTCCACTTTTGGATCCGCCTGGTTCAAATTTTGCAGAAGGGTCTGTCCATCACCACCAAGGACCCTAGCATCCTTGTTACTCACTGCCTGGTACCCAAGAGCCTCTGCAGCCCATGTGGAAAGTCTGAG TTAGTGCAAAAGAAACCTTCAAGTCCCCAGCCCAGTGAGAGCCTCATGCAGCTGATGGCCCAGGGGGAGAGTGAGGCCCTCTCGCAGATCTTTGCCGACTTGCATCAGCAGAAACAGTACAG